One segment of Rhodopirellula baltica SH 1 DNA contains the following:
- a CDS encoding TIGR03032 family protein encodes MSATQSSSDCSIELRYRCSSEFIPILQHLRASIVVSTYKLGKVAVIQASGSALDVRLTSFPTAMGLAIHPRKITVGTRRGLWTLAAERDIPWEASSSTGPSSNSKSLTLAARDYHITGNISIHELAYHGDTLWGVNTLFSCLCTFETLHNFVPKWKPWFISELRPEDRCHLNGMAMDDDGPRYVTALGQTDVGGGWRENKIDSGCLIDVRNNRIVASGLCMPHSPRLHDSKLFVLNSGCGELCVFDETDGHVDPIDAVPGYTRGLSIAGQFAFVGMSQIRESNVFGGLPIAKKHDALRCGVAVVDLISGRSVAWFEFETAVEEIFAVEVLCNAAPTRIHSPDLEEDDQELWIVPPLKAPSATD; translated from the coding sequence TTGAGCGCAACCCAGTCCTCCTCTGATTGCTCGATTGAACTCCGCTATCGGTGTAGTTCTGAGTTCATACCCATTTTGCAGCATTTGCGGGCATCCATCGTGGTGTCAACTTACAAGCTGGGAAAAGTAGCTGTGATCCAGGCTTCTGGGAGTGCCCTGGATGTGCGTTTGACGTCGTTCCCAACGGCGATGGGATTGGCAATTCATCCCAGAAAAATCACGGTGGGAACTCGCCGCGGACTGTGGACGCTTGCGGCTGAGAGAGACATTCCCTGGGAGGCCTCGTCGTCCACTGGGCCATCGAGCAATTCAAAGTCGCTCACACTAGCGGCTCGTGATTATCACATCACCGGCAACATTAGCATTCACGAGCTGGCATACCACGGCGACACATTGTGGGGCGTCAATACATTGTTTTCGTGCCTCTGCACGTTTGAGACATTGCACAATTTTGTTCCGAAGTGGAAGCCGTGGTTCATTTCGGAACTCCGTCCCGAAGACCGATGCCATCTCAACGGCATGGCAATGGACGATGATGGGCCTCGCTATGTCACTGCGTTGGGGCAAACGGATGTCGGCGGCGGATGGCGGGAAAACAAAATTGACAGTGGGTGTTTGATCGACGTTCGCAACAACCGAATCGTTGCGAGTGGATTGTGTATGCCACACTCGCCGCGACTCCATGATTCGAAATTGTTTGTGCTCAATTCTGGCTGCGGCGAATTGTGTGTCTTTGACGAAACGGACGGGCACGTCGATCCGATCGATGCCGTTCCCGGTTACACCCGCGGGTTGTCGATTGCAGGCCAGTTCGCATTCGTGGGAATGTCCCAGATTCGCGAGTCAAACGTTTTCGGCGGATTGCCGATTGCCAAAAAGCACGACGCTCTGCGCTGCGGGGTCGCCGTTGTTGATTTGATCTCGGGCCGGAGCGTCGCTTGGTTCGAATTCGAAACCGCCGTCGAAGAAATTTTTGCGGTGGAAGTCCTCTGCAACGCCGCTCCCACCCGCATCCACAGCCCCGACTTGGAAGAAGACGACCAAGAACTTTGGATCGTACCGCCCTTGAAGGCGCCATCTGCGACTGACTAA
- a CDS encoding PA14 domain-containing protein encodes MLFSHRRPHHLTPAFSPRQRCRAIFESLEDRRLLTASPGSNAFEHLDVNRDGTITELDALQVINVLQADHTALGAGKSSVEARHDVNQDGRVSAVDALWVINFVNDEDTRVINQSLQSEPAPTASISLPGQIRARDIAELTIHSINDLDLSTIDHLEIDWGDGRVTEIKDDLSQPLIRLHSYFIDPATAFVEVRAVPHVGSAIVLQNASIDVVANSPFIVDRANEGLTAEVYDNTTFTGPSVSVRTDPTIDFDFGVGSPDPNLNIGSAPFSIRWQGQFNPIQTTNYTFFAEVGENDTVDFYLDNQLLFTASDGEQSATILLTENQSVDLKVDYVAGAGVSKIRVGSETGSSFKTALPSNQLTPLVPANQLRSGVLVETFEPVAPSPPLSSIAELRDDETFVANTPSTASDISSFSYSAAPGAKVSRIRGIVSPPVSGHYTFHLAASDEAELWLSQGVTSDTSRLIASVATPTLMEGFTDANAGLSASVYLVAGQDYYVETLQVHDDPVAKNHLSVAWTRPDQLASGPQLIGNEFLRPIVPQVSLHAEISQTNEVFSVDSSMRFVVIRDDDLGRDLPVAYTLGGTATNGADYPADTGTVIIPAGQRSAEIELEVTKDGLPEPTETVVIRLVADPAYQLGSEFTRQVTGTIGGEALGGTELLPVDPILLSAFSYYDVSSPNSVVEFEETDPRLPFVDASAGNNAIRVDVNSFTNPWDVAFSHTLPPTEIVDGDKLFVSLWARSVNIDGSPVTVGMRLQESDSYHGKEQTWEVKDEWTPLLWPVVADFNNNATATRGLDIRLGYQQQSVELAGFSLLKMPGSTEMNSLPRTIFSYEGRDADAAWRAQAKINEQTQRSNPVQILVQDAAGNPVEGAVVTITPQALSLPMGMAVSPSQVVLSADPISLTADSARYRAIIENYFDTLTDGGEAQWGPWEEDSQLPTDFLQWVVDRDALYHGHALVWGELDRFPAPADLLTNYEQVETTEGPVAAKAWLEREVLTHIATGPASAFSGTRDGTDEPLVTWWDVINHPIFSDDLWDIVGDDFMLDVIEAARAVVHPDTRLIINEFDILSNPDNGQSDDFFNLLTFLDAQSASGRADYDTIGFQGHFLSERLPAIDRVLAELDRYESFGRNFQITEFDVDALFIDEQTQADFTRDFYQLLASNQAASLFTPWGVWEGDHWRSEEEAALFNQDWTPKPNGQWLLDQTSDEQTLVRTGASVDAVLNPGSHRIRIEADQFDGFYLVDASQTEGVLTFVIDVPPDSMDDHFTANPFDVLPDVSLSTETAFQQPDDQIRFESSLDLDSIGAENGDWTIGFDLRPDAPPDGQWRSVLFKGDDDSQRGPAVFLRPNDMRLHVRVSTDHRDDEGLVSDSELPLGVWSNVTIVKRGQRLELYLDGQLDRVRILVGDTLGNVGGLTLGADFRRPSGIFSVCDLGVLSSAVTHESLTQWTLWGPMSLQSIRGNLSDNDSAISPGDLLYEWIQPVEELLGGSSFTLSPDGNFTFAAGSLSDSVVTLEIKVRQVTGQFTISTLTIELPETA; translated from the coding sequence ATGCTGTTTTCTCACCGACGACCCCATCACCTGACGCCGGCTTTTTCACCGCGTCAGCGTTGCAGGGCAATTTTCGAATCGCTCGAGGATCGTCGACTGCTCACCGCATCGCCTGGCAGCAACGCCTTCGAACATCTTGATGTCAATCGAGATGGGACGATCACTGAACTGGACGCGTTGCAAGTCATTAATGTTCTGCAAGCGGATCATACCGCGTTGGGGGCAGGAAAGAGTTCCGTCGAGGCCCGGCATGATGTCAACCAAGATGGCAGGGTCTCGGCCGTCGATGCGCTTTGGGTCATTAACTTTGTCAATGATGAGGACACACGTGTCATCAACCAGTCTTTGCAGAGTGAACCGGCACCGACCGCTTCGATATCTTTGCCTGGGCAGATTCGGGCACGTGACATCGCCGAGTTGACCATCCATTCGATCAACGACCTCGATCTTTCGACCATCGATCATCTTGAAATCGATTGGGGTGACGGACGGGTGACGGAAATCAAGGATGATCTGTCACAACCGCTGATACGGTTGCACTCCTATTTCATTGATCCCGCCACGGCATTCGTCGAAGTCCGCGCTGTACCCCATGTTGGTTCTGCGATCGTTCTGCAGAACGCTTCGATCGACGTTGTCGCCAATTCGCCGTTCATCGTCGACCGAGCCAATGAGGGACTCACCGCTGAGGTCTACGACAACACGACCTTCACAGGGCCGTCGGTCAGTGTGCGAACGGATCCCACGATCGACTTCGATTTTGGCGTTGGTTCTCCTGATCCAAATTTGAACATCGGTTCGGCACCCTTCTCAATTCGATGGCAGGGCCAATTCAATCCGATTCAAACTACTAACTACACTTTTTTCGCAGAGGTTGGGGAAAACGATACGGTCGACTTCTACCTAGATAATCAATTGCTGTTCACTGCCAGCGACGGTGAACAGTCCGCAACGATTCTCCTCACCGAAAATCAAAGCGTTGATCTCAAGGTTGATTACGTTGCTGGGGCGGGAGTTTCAAAGATTCGCGTTGGCAGTGAAACCGGATCGTCCTTTAAAACGGCATTGCCGAGTAACCAACTCACGCCGCTGGTTCCTGCAAATCAACTCCGCAGCGGCGTATTGGTTGAAACGTTTGAGCCCGTTGCCCCCTCCCCGCCACTCTCGTCGATCGCCGAATTGCGTGATGATGAAACATTCGTTGCTAACACACCGAGCACTGCGTCGGATATCAGCAGCTTCAGTTACTCGGCGGCGCCCGGTGCAAAGGTCAGTCGAATCCGAGGCATCGTCTCACCGCCTGTCAGCGGGCATTACACCTTCCATCTTGCCGCCAGCGACGAGGCCGAACTGTGGTTGTCCCAAGGCGTCACATCTGACACTTCCCGATTGATCGCCTCGGTGGCAACACCCACGTTGATGGAAGGATTCACCGACGCCAATGCCGGTCTCTCCGCATCCGTCTATCTGGTCGCCGGTCAAGATTACTACGTCGAAACGCTGCAGGTTCACGACGATCCAGTGGCAAAAAATCATCTTTCGGTGGCTTGGACTCGTCCGGACCAGCTTGCTTCCGGACCACAGTTGATCGGCAACGAGTTCTTGCGTCCGATTGTGCCCCAGGTCAGTTTGCATGCCGAGATCTCACAGACAAACGAGGTTTTTTCCGTCGACTCATCCATGCGTTTCGTCGTCATACGCGACGACGATCTGGGGCGGGATCTGCCGGTTGCGTACACCCTAGGAGGCACTGCAACCAACGGTGCGGATTACCCGGCCGACACCGGAACCGTCATCATTCCAGCGGGACAGCGATCTGCCGAGATTGAGTTGGAAGTGACCAAAGATGGACTGCCCGAACCGACTGAAACAGTCGTGATTCGATTGGTCGCAGATCCTGCCTACCAACTCGGCAGTGAATTCACTCGGCAGGTGACCGGAACGATTGGTGGAGAGGCCCTAGGCGGAACGGAACTGCTTCCCGTCGATCCCATCCTCTTGTCCGCCTTTTCCTACTACGACGTGAGCTCGCCGAACTCGGTGGTCGAATTCGAAGAGACTGATCCCAGACTGCCGTTCGTTGATGCCTCCGCTGGTAACAATGCGATCCGAGTCGATGTCAACTCATTCACGAACCCGTGGGACGTCGCCTTCTCACACACGCTGCCACCAACTGAGATTGTCGACGGTGACAAGTTGTTCGTCAGCCTTTGGGCCCGCAGTGTCAACATCGATGGTTCTCCGGTGACCGTGGGCATGCGTCTTCAGGAAAGTGACAGCTATCACGGCAAGGAGCAAACCTGGGAAGTCAAGGATGAATGGACTCCGTTGCTTTGGCCAGTCGTCGCCGACTTCAACAACAACGCAACCGCTACCCGTGGTCTCGATATTCGGCTGGGGTACCAGCAGCAGTCCGTTGAACTGGCAGGTTTCAGCCTGCTGAAAATGCCGGGCTCGACGGAGATGAACAGCCTCCCGCGAACGATCTTCAGTTACGAAGGCCGCGACGCGGACGCCGCCTGGCGAGCCCAGGCCAAGATCAACGAGCAAACTCAGCGATCAAATCCGGTCCAAATCCTCGTCCAGGATGCCGCCGGCAATCCTGTTGAAGGGGCTGTTGTCACGATCACGCCGCAGGCACTGTCTCTTCCCATGGGAATGGCAGTCTCGCCCTCTCAGGTGGTGCTGTCAGCGGATCCCATTTCATTGACCGCCGACTCGGCTCGTTACCGGGCGATCATCGAAAATTACTTTGACACACTGACCGATGGTGGTGAAGCTCAGTGGGGCCCTTGGGAAGAGGACTCGCAGCTTCCAACTGATTTCTTGCAGTGGGTCGTGGATCGCGATGCCTTGTATCACGGGCACGCTCTTGTGTGGGGTGAGCTCGATCGCTTTCCTGCCCCTGCTGATTTGCTCACAAACTACGAGCAGGTAGAGACCACGGAGGGCCCCGTCGCTGCCAAGGCTTGGCTCGAAAGAGAAGTGCTCACGCACATTGCCACCGGTCCCGCGTCCGCATTCTCTGGAACACGGGATGGCACCGACGAGCCGCTCGTGACGTGGTGGGATGTCATCAACCATCCGATCTTCAGTGACGACCTTTGGGACATCGTCGGCGATGACTTCATGCTCGATGTCATCGAGGCGGCTCGGGCGGTCGTTCATCCCGACACGCGATTGATCATCAATGAGTTCGATATTCTCTCCAACCCTGACAATGGCCAGAGCGATGATTTCTTCAACCTGCTGACGTTCCTTGACGCCCAGTCCGCTAGCGGTCGTGCCGACTACGACACGATTGGCTTTCAAGGTCATTTTCTGTCAGAGCGTTTACCCGCCATCGACCGCGTTCTGGCGGAACTCGATCGTTACGAGAGCTTTGGCCGCAATTTCCAAATCACCGAATTCGACGTGGACGCATTGTTCATCGATGAGCAAACCCAAGCCGACTTCACCCGGGACTTCTATCAACTCCTGGCCAGCAATCAAGCCGCCAGCCTCTTCACACCTTGGGGGGTCTGGGAAGGCGATCATTGGCGTTCCGAAGAAGAGGCCGCCCTCTTTAACCAAGACTGGACCCCCAAACCCAACGGCCAATGGTTGTTGGACCAAACATCTGACGAGCAAACGCTTGTTCGAACTGGCGCCAGCGTGGACGCCGTATTAAATCCTGGATCCCATCGCATTCGGATCGAGGCAGATCAGTTCGATGGTTTTTATCTAGTGGATGCATCCCAGACGGAAGGCGTTCTCACGTTCGTGATTGATGTGCCACCGGACTCAATGGATGACCACTTCACTGCAAACCCATTCGATGTATTGCCGGACGTCAGCCTCTCGACAGAGACCGCTTTCCAGCAACCGGATGATCAAATTCGGTTTGAATCGAGTTTGGATCTCGATTCGATCGGAGCTGAAAATGGCGACTGGACGATTGGGTTCGACCTTCGTCCTGACGCACCTCCTGATGGCCAATGGCGTTCGGTCTTGTTCAAAGGCGATGACGACTCCCAACGTGGGCCAGCTGTTTTCCTTCGCCCCAATGACATGCGGTTGCACGTTCGGGTTTCAACGGATCATCGTGACGACGAAGGCTTGGTCAGTGATTCGGAATTGCCACTTGGAGTCTGGTCGAATGTAACCATCGTAAAACGGGGGCAGCGCCTTGAACTCTATCTTGACGGACAGCTCGATCGTGTTCGGATCTTGGTCGGGGATACCTTGGGCAACGTCGGAGGCTTGACATTGGGCGCTGATTTCCGTCGGCCATCAGGCATTTTTTCCGTGTGTGATCTCGGCGTTCTCTCATCCGCAGTGACCCACGAAAGCCTAACGCAGTGGACTCTTTGGGGACCAATGAGTCTCCAGAGCATCAGAGGTAACCTAAGTGACAATGACAGTGCCATCTCGCCTGGCGATCTTCTCTATGAATGGATTCAACCTGTTGAGGAATTGCTCGGTGGCTCATCGTTCACGCTATCACCAGATGGAAACTTCACATTTGCTGCTGGTTCGCTCTCGGACTCCGTTGTCACACTTGAAATCAAAGTCCGTCAGGTGACGGGGCAATTCACCATCTCAACTCTGACGATTGAATTGCCTGAGACCGCCTAA